CTACCCGTGCCTAAGTTCTGGACCATCTGAAGGCGGTGAGAGATGCACCATTTCCAGAGCAGCCATTTAACAAGGTGCTTTTCAGCTTATCGATCGGGCTCATTTGAAGTGTAATTAATAAGAACATTTTAAGGCAGCTACACCAGGAATTTAGTTCAGGGCAGATCAGGCAGCAGTCGAATTTTCGTTTCGTTTCGTTTCGTTTGCTTtgcttgaaagaaagaaaaaagaaaggggggggggggggggaagaataagaaaaagaaaaatcttctcgctgtttatttttgtcttAGCGTCCAATAAACATCTTGGTGAGGAGGCTGGTGAGGTTTCCCATCGCCTCGCCTCTGGAGTGCCATCTAGCTAAGCTGTTGTAGCAACAGCCATTAAATAAATGTCAACAGACAAGGATTTATGCTGCATAATAATATTACAGCTGTAGTATAACTGGATTTATTTTAAAGCTATTCTGAGGTTGCTTTGATCTATAAAGCAGCAACGTATGTCTCTATATGTCGCAAACAGCCTTTGCGGAATTGCTTTGGGCTTCCACCAGCGTTTTTCCACAGTCCACCAGCGTTTTTTCTTGGGAGCGTTCTGCTTGCAGAGGCACAAAGCGTGACTCTTTTACCTCTTTGATTTGCttaataaaaaaatagaaacagGGAAGAAAAGTGCGAGGAAATTGCTGTGTTGATTTGAGGGATGGGTTTGGGGCTTGAGGGGGTGGGTTTTGCGATCGTCAATGCACATTCATCAGTAGATGCGTCTTCTCTTAGCTATTTCTCTGCATCctgaggaagcagttcttcaccgtgagagtggtgaagccccggaatgggttgtccagggaggtggttgaggccccatccctggaggtgtttaagcccaggctggatgaggctctggccagcctgatctagtgtggggtgtccctgcccatggcagggcggttggaactagatgatccttgtggtcccttccaaccctgactgattctatgatcctgcagCAATTTCTTGCCGTCAGGTGCAAGGAAAAGCCTAATTAAAAATGCTGTGAGGCAAATTGGCCTGTGGTGTCTGCATTCCTCCTTTCAGCACGTACCTTTAATAAGCCACTCTAAAGCAGTTCCTGCATGTACAGAATAAGGCATAAGTAagcttcttttttcttgttgttcttGGATGAATCCACGTCTTGCAccttttaatatatatttttttactaTGATCATAAGTTACAAATGCagtgtatgaaaaaaaaaatctgtttattGATATAATCAGCAcgtctttaaaaaacaaacaaacaaacaaaacaaaacaaaaaaaaccccaaagccaaacaaactaaagtcaaaacacattttaaaaatctCATCGATCATttagccctgccagctccttcacTTCAAGAAAAGAATGTTTAGTAGAATCAGAAGTCTAATAATCTCATATGTTACTCCATAGAAAAGGCATGTGGAGAGCGGCAGGAGTGTTAAGTTTCGCGCTGGATTACAATCTACTCTGATATGACTGTAGTGAGTCAGGATTTTACTCCAGTAACACTGCGAGAGCTGGGAATGACGGGGGGAAACACGGTCTAGCCGCTTTCTTCCAGGGGTAGCCAGGCTCTGAACCGTATCAAATCAAGTAGTTGCGCCCCGAGGAATAAACaacacccccacacaccccccccgaAAGTCACCTCCTCTGCGAGTGAGGAAGctgaagtccagcccagccgcTCCTTCTCGGCCGGGGACCGGCACCCCGAAGCCCGCCGCTTCTCGGTCCTGCTTACACACTGTTCCGGGACTAGGCTTTAGAAGTTTTCGCCCCAAATTCAGATGACGGatatgaagggggaaaaaaaaaatccaaacaaacaagcaaacaaaaaaccccagctggcGAAGATCTCACGGTGTGAGAGGAGGAATTTCAGagcagttggggggggggggggagaaaaagggaaaaaaaataagaggaaaaaacaaaatacaCACACCCCTAcaccaaaaaaatcaacaacaaaaagccagcTTCCAGAAACGGGGCTCAAGTCGAAACGAGCATCCCGGCAAGTGAGCACTTAGCTCAGCAGCTCGGGATATTTGTGTATATATTAATTTCATTCTCGAGTGGTTTTGGAGGTTTTCAACGTCCTGCCTTCAACTGTGCAGGCTGATGCCCAGAGCCGTGTTTCAGGCCaaagcagaaaagggaaaaaacaaccgaACACCAAAAAAGCGCTGGAGAGGTTATAATCCATCCCTGACCCCTTCTTCTCAGGTTTCGCACCGAAGCTGAAGCTCCCCAGCATCTCGCCGATCGATTTCAGATCAAGAAACGGTGAGATTGCTCCAAAGAGAACGCGAGATGTAGTAAGAATTAGATGGGTTTTTCCTTCACAGGAGGCAGGCCCTCATGCACATACCCCAACAGATCCAGGACCCGACTTTCCCTGCGGGGACGCCGAGCGCTCCGAGCTGGTCGGTTCTGTTACGTCTGTTACACCCTAAAACGTACGGTCAAAACTTGACCTTCCAACCAAGGCTGAGCTTTCCAAGGTCATTTTGCCCCTTAATATTCGGCAAAAGGAATTCAAACCCATATCACCCAGGATGGACGCGATATTCATTTCAGCAAcggatggagaaggggaaacaAAACAGTTGTTAGAGGGAtcaaaaataataaacaaaaaaaaagaaaggaaagggaaaaaaagaagcttgGCATGCATAGTACTTCATATAATATCACATTACAGGTTATTTTGCATAAGTAGCCATACACCTccccagtctgtccccatctcattgtttgtttggtttttttgtcccCCTTCCTTTTAAATTACCGGTGAAAACTATTAATCGATTAGAAAAACCGATCCCGTAAGAGACAATCAAACCGAGGTACGTTTTCCTCAACCTCCTGAGAAGACCGAAATAAGTGGAAAACCCACGGGTAACATACAGTGTGTTGGATAATAGATGCATATATTTTTTTAACCGTGTGTTTTAGTTGATAGTTTGCCTGGGAAATCAAACGAAAACAAAGAAACCACCACATCCTCACAGCTCGGGCTTCGGAGGGGAGAATTCATTCCAACCATTTGCTTTCGAGTTGTTTCAAATCGGAGAGCCTGcatggagaaggagcaggaggcatCAGCACATGCTTTGGGTATCGATCGTATGAAAACGGTAACAATGGAGACGGGGGGGAGAATCTGTACGAATTAAGTCGGTAAAACAAAGGgccctggagaagctgctggagacagGGATTCGCAGgggcccctgctctgctcggaaagcagagggggaaaCGGAAAGGCTTTTCCCCGCAGAGACGCTGGCCAGGGGCAGCGGAGGACCTGCACAAGGTCCTTTGGCCGCGGTGGGAGTCACCGAGGCTTCGCTGCCTGTGGAGTGGTGGCGGCGGGAACAGGAAGGGCCCCCCGGCCCCGGTGGTTCCGTACATTCGTCTCATGCTGGGCGTCTTTACGGGGGACAAAGTGTCTAGGGGGGGCTGCTTGTTCCCTACCAGCACCCCTGAAAACGCCAGTCTGGGTCACCTCGCGGCCGAGGTGGGGGTTTAGCCGCTGCCATGGGGCTGCATTTTCTTTGGATgcgcggcggggggggggggaacacacACTCATCGACCCGCTCCTGGctgatgggggtgggggtcctCGCAGTCCTGTCGGTTCCCTCCGGCTGCTGCGCGTCGCTCCCAGTGAACCCCCAAAAGTAAGTTTATTGCacgttaaaaagaaaaaaacataaaattaaaaataaaaaaaaagaaaaaaaagaaaaagaaaaaaaaaggcaggaaaaaaaatgagaaaagtgTCAGTTAGAAATAAAAAGTCCGGGGAGAGGGGTGGAGCTGGAAGCCGGGGGAGGGGGCCGAGGGGGCCGCTGTCCCGGCACAGGTGGGTGCTCAGACGAGTCCTGTCATCTGCGACCGTAGAAACGGGAGGGAAGCGGCGGGGAAGGTGCCCAGGGGGTAGCTAACGCCGCTGGAGAAGCCCACCAAGGGGGGTGACACGTGGGGCAGGGTGAAGCCCAAGGCGCTCGCCGGCGAGTTCTCGTGGTACAAAATGGGGACCCGCACTATCCTTTGGGCAGCGTGGGACAGGTTGGCAGCCTCCAGGTCGGCGGCCAGTTGCCGCTTCCACTTGTTGCGGCGGTTCTGGAACCAGATCTTCACCTGAGTCTCGGTGAGGTGCAGCGAGGCGGCCAGCCCGGCCCTTTCCGAGCTGCTCAGGTAGCGCTTCACGTCGAAGGTGGACTCCAGCTGGAAGACCTGGCTGCGGCTGAACACCGTGCGCGTCTTCTTCTTGCGACCGGCGGCGCGTTGCTCCGGTTCTCCCTGCTCCTCGCCgcgttcctcctcctcctcgcggCCTCCTGGCCCTGCACGGCCGCCCGTCGATCCCCGTACTGCAGCCCGCCCGCCGCTGCCCGCCCGCTCCACCGGTTCCTCGGGCAGCTCGGGGGAGTCCCGGTCGCTGGCTgtggagagaggcagaaggCTGGGAAGTGGAGTTTATACTCCGAAGAGAGGAGGGGTGCGAGGGAGAGGCGAGCATCTCCCACGGAGCCGGAGGGAGCGGTTGCCCTTAGCCCTCACCGGGAGAGAAAAATTACACGGCTGCAGAGGGAGTGAGGAGAGGCCGGGGAAACTGGAATGGCTGATGGGCGAGGAGTGCCGAGAAAGGTTCCTGCCACTGTTCTGGGATAAATTCCCCAATATTTGTGAGTatacacacacacgctcacGTATGCTGTATAAAAAAGACAGGAATTACATTCCATGCCTGTACACATATATACTCATCTGTGTACCTACtcacacgtgtgtgtgtgtgtgtgtgcgcacaACCAAGTGTACACACGTACCTAAAcgcgtgcacacacacacatgtaacATACGTGCACTTGTAGATGTGCTTTGCACACATAACTGCAAGTACATAGGTGTGCAGAGACGTATGTATGCATAGAAGTATGTATATACTTTTTATACCTGCATTACACACGGGAGCTCTTAACCAGACACACATATTTCCACGCACACGTGTACACAACACACGTATGTGCACATATATATTTACACACGAATGTATCTACACATATGtgcatgtatatatatgtacaaaCACACATGTAAGTATAGCTCTGTAAGAGGGGCAAAGTCAAGCAGCCCGTGTGTGTATATAAAGGGAAGTAAGaataaaacaattttttttttccatattatTTTCAACCTGAGAAACCAAACGGATCGGGGCAGCTGCTCTAATATCGGGACATTGCTTTCCCATCACGTTTCCGGGAGTTTCCAACATTGTGCTTTCCATTTCCAAtttttaaaggggggggggggggggaataaatatTTCCCTTCATTatagagcagagggagaggggggaaaaataaagcagaggaaaaagagaaaaggagacaaaaaCAAGGCAGCTGATTCGGGAGTGGTTTTCTGTTTTTAGATGTGCATTCGagtgaaattaaaaatattaataaacgCATCGCTGTAAAAAAGAAACTGTAATTGACAAATCACACTTCTTTTCCTTACTGAGCAATGCCGAGAATTCGAGAGGATTACAGGGATGCGCCCAGGGGCAATAATTTTTCCTATCACGATAAAAATAACCACTGAACCCAGGCCCATAAACTTTTTCAGATCTTAATTCCTGCCCCTCAAGACAGGTTTTGCCTCCAGCTCCTTGTCCAGAGGGGTCCCCGCCGTGCCAGGCCGCTGCGGGAAAGGGCAAGCGGCGGGGTCGGTTCTGTGGGAAGGGGCCCCGGGGCTCAGGGAGTCcgagcccagctgctccccccttGGCTTTCCAaactctcctctgctcttccagcTTATTGGAGCgtcaaaaataataataattttaaaaataaaatttttaaaaaaaggaaaaaagaataaaaagaagaaaaacaatttttaaaagagagaggattaaaaaaagaaaaagagatagaggggagaagggggggggggcggggggaaacgACACGACATTCCCCGAGCGAGCAAACAACCCCTGTTTGTATTTGGGCAGCAGGGCGGACGCTCCAGGTGCCTGACACACCGTGAGCATTCCGGGACATTTACCCTCGGGTGGCCAaaaagggggaggcagggagaggacacCCCGCGCATCCCCCTCGGCTCCTTGTCCCAGGGCCTGTGGAGGGATCTGGGTTCACCCCCGTCTCCTCGGAGCGTAGCGCAGACACCTCCCCGCCCCCCCATCCCCGTCCGGGCCCGGCGACTAGGGACAGCGAAAAGCGACTTACTGTCGGGGCTGGCGCAGCCCAGGAAAGCGGCGTGTGCTCGGCGGTACCAGCCGACGGCAGCGTCGCGGAGtgggcagcctggagctccGAGGCGCAGCGGGGAGCGTGGACCCCCACGcccgccgcctcccgccgccgcctgcCGAGTCCCTCCGCCGCCCGCCTTGCCCTCGGTGCCCAGCAGGTCCTCGATGAAGAAAGAGGAGACGCGGGCGGAGGTGGAGCCGGCGTTTTCCGTGGCTTCGTCCGGCATGGTGGGAGAAAGGTGCGGGAGCGGGGTCCCGGCGGGTGGCTCCTCGATTCCCCGCTGCCTCTGCCTAGCCCCGTGGATGCTCTCCTGGTataaaaggtttttttttccggAGTAATCATTTCAGATCGCGGTTTGCCATCATTTCCTGCAAGctaggaggggaggggggagggggaggagaggaagggaacagggaaggagagaaaaaaaaaaaaaaaagagagaaaaaaaaaggcaggaaccCGACAACCCATCGGAGGCGCCAGATTCTGCGCGAAAACGATAATAACGAAATCAAAAATGTCATGCGAGTTAAACGCTGGACACGAGAGGGGGAAATCCTGGGATTGGAGGAGCTGAGCGGCAAATGGGATTTCCGCGGGGGAAGAGCAGGGCGCGGAAATACGGCGGGGCCGGGCGATGCCGACGCCGCTGCCGGTGTcggtgcgtgtgtgtgtgtgcggggTGTATGCGTGTGCACCGCCCCGGGGCTGCCACTCACAAGCTCCTTATTTAGGTCAATTAAGGAGCAAATCCCATTGCGGGAGGAGCGGCAGCGCCGGCCTCGCCACACGGGCCGCagatgggggtggggtgttggAGGGGAGCGGGGGGCATGGCCATTCCACGTCTCGATCCTCCCATTGGCTTCAGCAGGCTCAGCGAGCAGCCCAACCAGCCAATCGGCGAGGCAGATATCGCGGTTatattaatattattaataaTGATCACCCCCCCATACCTCCCCCACCGGTGGAGCGCTTTCATGTCGGCGGCGGCAGCGATGGACGGGGGAGATGCGCCCTCCGCCGCCCGCAGAAACCCAGTCGGCCTCCGCCGAGGACTGCCGCAGGAGCGGTGAGGCTGTCCCCAACCTGGAGACACCGGGGTCGGGCACTTGAACCTTGAGGGAGGATGTGGGGGGCAGCCGAGAGACACCTGTCCCCGTGAGTAGACAGCATCCCGGGGGAGGATGCTCTGTACGGGAGGGAGGGGGACCCTCATCAGCAGGGTCTCCTGAGGCCCAGTTGGTGACACTTAACCTTTTCCTTAAGATCTATATTCCTACATATACCTATATTTATATCTATCTATGCATATTATGTCCATGTAGTTTATTTGGACGGCCCTGCTCAGGGAGGATGGGGCCATTCACTGCTCCCCATCTCCCACCGGCCCGGGCTGAGGGGCTGCGGGGATGAGCTTCCCCTTCCCATGGCTCCTGGCGTTACCTCTCCGCAGGCTGGTATTTTAGTCATTATTCCATGAAGTTCACTTCATGGAAAACCATAAAGccaccctctgcctgctctcttctcctgagCTTTCCGGATTGTTGTGCCTTGGGACGGGGACTTCCAGCGACTTCACCTCGCTGCAGGACGCAAGGGTTAGGAgagttttcctcttctttccctcaTAGGATCAGGCAGGATAGATTTGTAGAGGGATGAGTCGATCCAGAATGGACGTCGGACACCCGTTTGGGTGAGTACAGAGATGTCCTTGCGGTGTTCACCTGAGGGTAAGATCTCTCCTTGCGTTCTGCTCTGTCTCCTCTGCCTGGATATCCTAACTCGTTCCCCTTGTCGGTATTCCTGGATACGCACCCCTTTCCTAAGCCCCGCCTCCCCCTCCCGCTTTGGAAAGGGGCACCGGCTGCTTCCCGGCGGGAGTGTCCAGGGTCCTCTCCCCGGCACTGAGCAGTCCCTTTTCCCGAGGTGGCGGTGGGGACGTCTAAGGTCAGGGCCTATGCAGGGGTAAAAAAAATCAGGAGTAATTCCACTTCTAATAACTCCGGAAAAAATGCGAACAGCCAGAGCTCTGAAATGGAATCTGGAAAGGCAGGAATATACAGGGACACGCTGGATCATATAAtcgtttctgttggaaaagacgttgaagatcattgagcccaaccgttctttaactctgccaaggttggtgctaaaccatggccctcagcactgcgtctctgcctcttttaaacacctgcagggattcAAACATGAGCAGCCTTTGAgtttttgagaaccctttcagtgaagaaatttcttctaatgtcctACCTAAACCttgcctgctgcaacttgagtccatttcctctcgttctatcacttgttacctgggagaaaagaccagcccccacctcactccacctcctttcagggagttgtagagagcaatgaggtctcccctcagcctcattgtctccagactaaacacccccagttccgtCAGCCGCTCCCTACAAGACcggttctccaaacccttcaccagctttgttgcccttctctggaactaCTCCAGGACCTCCATTTATTGAAGTTTTCGATCTTAGATGGGCAGGGATCGAAATTTGGAGAACCGTAAACGTGGGGAAAGTTAATTTGTCACTTGTTGCGCCGCCGCAGCGTTACCAAACGTTGCTCTTTATGCTCTGCACACCTTGATGTGCGTTGTGGGATAGGAAACAAAAATTGGACGGATCTATCTTAAGCATCCATAAACCACCAGCTCTGTTTTGACTCTGAGAGTCAAAAAAATTATGTTCTTTTTTCAGAATAAAGAGAAAACCGCGGACCCTGCTTACTTCTAGATATTTCATCGAGTGCAAACTAGAGGCATATATCCCATACTTTTATTTCATAAAGTGGTGCTAAAATGTGGTCCTATCATTTGTGTAATATTCGCTTTCCAGTCAGTAGAATAAAATCAGTAAGAGTaaattttccccccctccccgcctaTTTCTTTAGCATAATGCGTTAAGTGTGGGATAACGATTTAGACCATAAGTAGCAGGacctttagttttctttttcgcATCCCTGGTTCCGTTTGTGAAATGCCCTGCGCACTCAGACGGACATCCTGAATCGGCAAATCAGGTTGGGTATAATTCTCGACCGGCAAGTGCGACGCTTGTACGTACACGTCCGTGCGCATGGGGTATTTTTGTAAACCTGGAATAGTGTTTACGTGGCTTTTACATGGCTATAGCGACGTGACTGCTAACAATCGGTGCTTATCATGATGATGAGGGTGTGTGTTTGCTGGATGTCTCTCTGCGGCCGCACGTCAGGACTCGGTGTAGGGAGCAGAAAGAGCAGCCAGTGACGGTATTTTAGTGATTTAATGTCTGAAAGACATCCTGGGCCCCTACTCTGTCTCCTTTCGGTGTCGCTTGCAGAGGGTAACGCGGGTCTAGGGATTCCCCTGTGCCGAGGGCATTGCCATCACCCCGGGCTAACCCCCGCGAGCCGGCGGGGCTCGGGCTGGAAGCGCTGAGCCAGAAGCTCTCTTTCCGATCTCGCCTTGTCCCCCACCGCCATCTCCTTGCAGCAGGATGAACACTGCTGTTCTGCAGGGAGCTTTAGAAAGAAACCTCCATCTCAGAAGGGATTGCCCCGTGGTtttggggcagaggaggctaCCAGACCAATCTTAGACTAGAGATAGTAGGACCTTTATTTTTCCCGGCCCCGGTACTCTTTCTCTTCCAGTTCATATTTTTCTTCGGGGATTTGAAGACCTCTAGATCTGGGGCAGGTTCGGGAGGTGCAGGACAGCCCCGGTTGAACAGtttcccctgctctcctggctctCAGTTTGTACCGATTACTGGtgtgggggtcctggtgggacACCCACCTCCAGCACCATCTCCGACGGTTCCTGAGCCTATGGTACGCTTTGCCCGAGGTGGGCTCAAAGTACggctggctgccaggcagggagcagggaggaacaGGGATTCGGGGCCGGGATCTAGGGGGAATCAGCAGGCGGAGGGCTACTTTTGGGGCCGAAAATGTGCATGTGAATGTGACAAGAGTCTCCAGTGAGCCACGGGGATTCCGGACTGGCCGCTCCTGCCACTGCTCAGTAAGGACTCGATGGAGCGGAGCCTGCCTGCAATATGAATGCAATTACCTGGCTGGTGTTTGATGTCTCCCCTCGGTCTCCCCCTACCCCAGCACTCCCTCGATGTGTCGTAAAATAGAAACGAAATAAAAGACAGGCTTTAGCGCTCGCTGCCTAACCTCTGCTCCCCCCTCTGCTTTTAAGGTTTGGAGCCCGGATCTTTGCGGGAGATGTTTAACCCCCAGTACTGCGGGCTGCCATCCTTCTCCGTGCTCAACAGATCGCTCAGCTCCTGTCACACTCCTAACATACGAGATGGCAGCGCTGTGGTAAGGACATTCATTcttgaccaacatctgcctctgttttttgtttttgtttttaatatgtgTGTGTACGTGTATGtgcttttaaacaaaaaaaaggttttcAGCCAGGTTCGGTTTAGCTGTAAAAATTGAAACAAGTAAAGACCCTGTTTCACGTCTTCAGTAAACTTCCAGGAGCCACCAAATCGCCAAAGATGCAATGAAGCAAAAGCAACATTTCTTGGGTCCAATTCTCTTTTGGAGGAGCAGAGGTTTTAAACGCACCATAATAGAAAAGTTTAACCAGATTATGTCTGCACCGCCTCTAACCCCCTGTGTGGTatcttcatcttcctccttctcttacTCCTCCcggggggtgctggaggagaggggacCGCTCGGCTCCGGGAAGTCACCCAGACCTCTCTGGCCGAGACACTTCCCATGGCAAAATTTCGCCGACGCGGAGCAGGACCTGAGGGAGGGGACCACGACCCGATCCGGGACTTGGTGGGACAAAGGGATGGAGTACTTCAGAGGGGTGCAACAGCTAGCCCCTGTCCCGTGAGATGAGGGTGCTGTGCACATCTCCACGCCATTTTTGGCCGGCCTTTCCGGCGATGAACACCCAAAAAGTCGGGGACAGCAGGGCCGTAGGAGcaccttttgttgttgtttcctgcAGTTAGAAACCCCTAAACCTACCTTTGAATGTGGGTTAGACAGAACTTCAGTGCAGTGGAGTTCCTTTCTGAATTTGCAGTAAATTTTAAAGGGTgccaaagaaacagagaaaattaTAATATGAGTTTTGGtagggtttttgtgtgtgtgtgtgtgtttggtgtggggttttattttcgTTTGGCTGGTGTGTTGTttagtttttgcttgtttggtttttttcccccagtaaaTTATGTGTATAAATCCAACCTTACTGAATTTTTCACCACCAGTGATACTGGCAGAGAACTTTTCCCCTTTCAAGGACGGTGCACAAGCCGTGCTGGTTCCCATGAACGTATTCATTATTCACAGATAGTCACTAAGTGCTTTGGATGGaaacttccagcccctagcatgtCCTAAGTGTCCGTGATGTCTGTTTATTGCTCATTATAGATGTCATACAATTTGGGGCACGACTGCACCACTTAAATGATGTTTCCTTGCTAAGCGAGGGGTATTTTAACCCATGATCAGTTACCAAACTGGGGGAATGACCTTGGCTACGTGAATATATTAACAAAGAAAATGCTTTGAGAATGATTTTGGGGGAATAGCTATTCCCACGTGTCAGAATTCCAGAGGCttttcagaaatatttattaGTTATCCGTCTGGTGatggggagagagaagaagaaaatggatCATCAGCAAAATTATGTGATAATGTAAAAAGAAGGAAGGTGGTCCCTGCTGAAACGAGTTAACAATTATACTACAGCTCTGTTGTAAAGTGACTTTTCCAGAAAGGTTTTTGGCATTGATTCCCTCACTCTATtttaatatgatttttttttgggggggagagggggtggggtggagttgGGGGTAggggggttgttggttttgtatgTACAGTGAGAGAATGCATAGTTTTATTGGTACTGGTTAGGGTCAGCCACAGGAGAATTATGGAGGTCATGTGAAATAGGTGCCAATAAAgcttttattattgttataGAGACAAAAGAGCATTATGGAAAGAGATCCTTACCAGAGCTAACCAcgaatatttttcttctgtgaacaATCATGTTGGAAAATAGAGAgacacagtttaaaaaaaataaaaaagaaaaagagaggaaggaaggaaggaaggaaggaaggaaggaaggaaggaaggaaagaaggaaggaaggaaggaaagaaagaaggaagggagggagggaggaagggagggagggaggaagggagggaggaaggaagggagagagggaggaaggaaaggaggaagggaggaaggaaggaaggaaggaaggaaggacggaggaagaaagaaagaaggaaggaagaaagaaagaaagaaagaaagaaagaaagaaagaaagaaagaaagaaagaaagaaagaaagaaaaagtaagtaaggaagagaaagaaagaaagaaagaaagaaagcaagaaggaaagaaagaaggaaggaaagaaagaaaaagaaaagaaagaaaaagaaaagaaaggaaggaagaaagaaaggaagagaaagaaagaaagaaagaaagaaagaaagaaagaaagaaagaaagaaagaaagaaagaaagaaagaaagaaagaaagaaagaaagaaagaaaataaaaaaaaaagaaaaagaaaaaagaaagaaaggaaggaaggaagagaaagaaagaaagaaagaaagaaagaaagaaagaaagaaagaaagaaagaaagaaagaaagaaagaaagaaagaaagaaagaaagaaagaaagaaagaaagagaaagaaagaaaaagaaggaaagaaagaaggaaggaaagaaagaaaaagaaaagcatgaaaaagaaaagaaagg
This genomic window from Dryobates pubescens isolate bDryPub1 chromosome 23, bDryPub1.pri, whole genome shotgun sequence contains:
- the LOC104307940 gene encoding homeobox protein HMX1-like, which produces MPDEATENAGSTSARVSSFFIEDLLGTEGKAGGGGTRQAAAGGGGRGGPRSPLRLGAPGCPLRDAAVGWYRRAHAAFLGCASPDTSDRDSPELPEEPVERAGSGGRAAVRGSTGGRAGPGGREEEEERGEEQGEPEQRAAGRKKKTRTVFSRSQVFQLESTFDVKRYLSSSERAGLAASLHLTETQVKIWFQNRRNKWKRQLAADLEAANLSHAAQRIVRVPILYHENSPASALGFTLPHVSPPLVGFSSGVSYPLGTFPAASLPFLRSQMTGLV